CTAATTGAATATCAAAATCAAAGATCCAAAATTCATCAAAATTACATAAAATCACATATTTAGGACGATTTGGGACTAACCTAGTCCAATAATCAAAAGCTTGGGAATAATGTTTATTTAAATCTTCTCCCCGTTTTTTCATTTCTATTAAAACGCGAGGTTTCCAAACTAAATCAGCAAAGCCAGTTTTTCCGGTTTTACTACTTTTTTTAATTGCTTCTTCGTAAGTCGCACCCGCTTCTAATGCACCTTCATGTCCAAAGGCTCGAAAAAAGCGGTCGAGAAATGTTTGTGCTTCTTTGCGTTCTTGTCCGGTGATATGTTGGTGACAAAATTGCACGAATTTAGATAGGGTTTCTGGTGTTGATGATGTCATGGTTGTTTCTGAACAATAATAAATAATAAGATCCATAAGATCCCCGACTTCTTTAAGAAGTCGGGGATCTCAACTTCTCGATATTTACAAAAATATCACTCAATTGAGTCGCGCAAAAAAGAAGATGTGGGGGTTGACAATTGATTTTAAATTTGTTATCATAAATTTGATAAGGAAGAACTATCATAAAATAATTGCGGTTGGAAGGAAACCCAACACATAATTTTTACCGTTACAAAAAATGTAACCAGGTTCGATATAAGTTTAAGCAGTGTGAAACTATAAGTATGGAAATTACACCTTCGGTGTGAAAATATTTTGGTGGCTGTTAATAACAGTTACCCCAGAATTAATAGGTTTTTAGAGGAGTGTTAAGGAAGATGTCTATCACTGTTTTATCTAATTATCGGTTTCCAACCCGGAATTTTGGGAAAATATTATCTTTGAGTATATTTCTCAGTGCGATTTTTATGTTACCTGCATCAGCACAAGAAAAATTATGGCGAACTTTAACCGTGAGTGGAAGGGGAGTAGAAACAATTTCGACAACTTTATCTCAAGTTAGTTTGGGTGTAGAAGTTCAAGGAAAAACGGCGGAAGATGCCCAAAAAGAAGCGGCACGCAGATCATCGGCTGTGGTGGCTTTATTAAAAAAACGCAATGTTGAAAAATTGACAACTACAGGAATTCGCCTCAACCCAGTATATAGCTACAGTAATAATGTTCAACGCATTACTGGTTATGCTGCTAGTAATACAGTCAGCTTCCGCATTCCTACAGATAAAGCCGGAACTTTATTGGATGATGCGGTGAAAGTTGGAGCGACACAAATTAATGGTATAAGTTTTATTGCTAGTGATGAGGCGATCGCCAGCGCCCAAAAACAAGCCTTAAAAAAAGCTACCCAGGATGCACAAGAACAAGCGGAAACGGTTCTTAGCACCTTAAAATTAGAGCAAAAAGACATTATCAGTATTCAAATTAATGGTGCAACCCCACCACCGCCACCGATGCTATATCGGGCTGAAGCTGCTAAAGCCAATTTCGCAGATGCTTCTACTCCCATAGTTGCGGGGGAACAAGAAGTACAAGCATCAGTAACATTGCAAATTAGCTATTAGTCAATTTAAGCCCCGGCGACTAGAAGTCACGGCTACACAAACAAAGTCCGCCTGCGCGGACTAAGGAAAAATCAAGGATTTGAAACCCACGCACCATCTGGGTTTTGCCTGTGTAGACGCGGTTTCTAACCGCCCGTTTAATTAAATTAGAAATTATCTGGGGACATATCAGACATCCCACCTTCACCATCACGCTTAGAACCTAATAATTCTAGTTGTTCAACATTAATAACTGGACTAGAACGCGCAACTCCACTTTGGCGATCGCTCCAAGTATCAAATCGCAAAGAACCTTTAACCCCAATTAAACCACCTTTACGGACGTAATTACCCGCAACTTCTGCAGTTTTTCCCCAAAGTTCTAGATTAAACCAGTCTGGTTTATCATTGTTGCGTGATCTTCTATTTACAGCTAGAGTCAATCTACATTTAACTGTACCTGACTCAAAATATTTCATATCTGGATCACCACCGACACGACCAACAAGAGTGACAACATTAATGCTCATGGTTTTTATTTCCTAGTATTTTTGTATTCTATTACTCCGGATTCTATAATAACTAATTGTGAAATGATTAAAAATATGTTAGAATCGCCACAGTCAACCCCAAAAAAATTCAAAAAATACCTTATAGCTAAAAAAAATTATACGGTTATACTGAGTAACCTTGAGAAGATAGAAGTTAAGATTCATGAAACTAAACTCAAGATTGACAAAAACTAAATAAAAAAATAGTCTAGTCTACTGGAGTCAGGGAACCGAATATCATGGCATCATTATAGCAGTATGCACTTGAATGAAATACATCATAGCTTATTGCTCGCTTGCGAGGAGTGGGTCGGGGTTCTTGTATATCACCCAATCGAGAACCGCTATATTAACTCTTATGTTTGTAGTCAGAAGTAGTGTAAATAGGGGGCATAGAGAAGCGTGGGTCTTTTCAATTTAAATTTTCGTCCATCCTGGGATATGGGTATCGACCTCGGTACAGCCAATACCCTAGTTTATGTATCTGGTAAAGGGATTGTCCTGCAAGAACCTTCCGTCGTTGCCATTGATCAAAATCTGAAAGTGGCACTGGCAGTGGGGGAAGAGGCTAAAAAAATGCTCGGACGCACACCGGGGAACGTCGTTGCTCTGCGTCCCCTGCGCGACGGTGTGATCGCTGACTTTGATACGGCTGAGTTGATGTTAAAAAGCTTTATTCAGCGGGTAAATGAAGGGAGATCCCTGATGTTGCCCCGCATTGTCATTGGTATCCCCAGTGGTGTCACTGGAGTAGAAAGACGGGCTGTCATGGATGCAGCTACCCAAGCCGGCGCTAGAGAAGTATATTTGATTGATGAGCCAGTTGCAGCAGCAATTGGTGCAGGACTGCCAGTGGCAGAACCTACTGGTAACATGATTATTGACATCGGTGGGGGGACAACAGAAGTAGCGGTATTAAGTCTTCAAGGAACAGTAATCAGCGAATCAGTCCGCATTGCTGGAGATGAGTTAACTGAAGCCATTGCCCAGTATATGAAGAAGGTTCATAATCTGGTAATTGGTGAACGCACGGCAGAAGATATTAAGATTAAAATAGGTTCTGCTTATCCGACCGCAGACGATAGTGATAGTGTAATGGAAGTTCGAGGCTTACATTTACTGTCTGGTTTACCCAGAACTGTAACCATCAAAGGACCAGAAATCCGGGAAAGTATGGTAGAGCCTCTAGCGGTAATTATCGAAGCAGTTAGGCGAACACTAGAACGGACACCGCCAGAACTGGCAGCAGACATTATTGATCGTGGTATCATGTTGGCAGGGGGTGGTGCGTTGCTCAAAGGTCTGGATACATTGATTAGTCATGAGACAGGTCTTGTTACCCATATAGCCGCCGACCCTTTAAGCTGTGTAGTGCTGGGAACTGGTCGCGTATTAGAAAACTTCAAGCAATTGGAAAGAGTCTTTAGCGGGCGTTCTCGCAATATGTAGTAACTTAAGTTGCTAGTTATTTTGTTGAGGCTGGTAATTGGTAATAGGTAATTGGTAATAAAAGCTCTGGTTTCATCCTTTAATCCTGGATATCCTGATTCTGACAATTTACCTAACTGGCAACTTATATTAGTAGTAGTTATACTCAAAACCTTTGGGACATGGACTTTTGTAAAATCACGAAAAACCCTATATTTGTAGAGGTTTAGTAATGCTCATTGGTGTCAACTTAAGCTACAGATGGCTTATTTGTTTGGCTGACAGACCCACCCTGAAATGATAGCGTCTATCATTCCCCGGCAGGCTACGGGTTTTACGTTAAGTTGACACTATTAAGCTCTTGCTTTACCCCTCCCGGAGAATCAAATAATTAAGCCGTCTTGGGTATAGTAAGTTAGGAATATATGGGTTCTGTATTTATTCATACAGCAGAAGTCATAAGTCAGGATTAAAACTGGCTTTGTGCATAGGCCTTAATTGAGATTTTGTACCTCCTAACTACGCCGTCTGATGTAACTATAGAACCCATTATTTTCAACACAAGTACACAGGAGTTGATTTCCAGATTTGCGGATGGCGATCGCTATAGGCATCACTAAAAAGTTACCAAACCATGTCCCTACAACTCCTAAATAATTTATAAAATACATATAGGTTATTATGTTTACTTTAAAACGCTGGTGGGAATACAAAGGATTACAAATAGGATTATTAGCCTTAGTTGTAGGTAGTTCCTGGACACTCAGAGAGACAAAAGGAGCATTGTTACGGGAGATTTACCAAGGAATCACCAGCCCATTACAGATGCTACAGTCAGGAGCAATTCCTGAACAAAATATTAAAGATGCAAGATTTTTAGAATTACAAACTCGCATCGTTGATTTAGAAAGCCAAAATCAGAAATTAAAAAATTTACTGGGCTATGTAGAGAAACAAACCTTGCCTCAGAAACCAACTATAGCACGGGTGGTAGGACGCAGTGCAGATCATTGGTGGCAACAGGTGATTTTGAATCGGGGGACTGCATCAGGCATTCAAGAAGGTTCTATTGTCAAAGCCGATGGTGGATTGGTAGGTTTAGTAGATAGTGTGACAACTAATACTAGCAGTGTATTGTTAATAAGTGATTTAAAAAGTCAAGTAGGCGTAACTATCAACCGCACATCAGCTAAAGGAGTTTTACAAGGTGATGCTTCCACTGAAGGTGTGTTAGAGTTCTATGAAAAAGTCCCTAATGTTAAAATAGGAGACTTAGTATCTACCTCTACTTATAGTCAGAAGTTCCCGGCTGGTTTAGCCATAGGGAAAATTAAATCCTTAGATCTAAAGAAACTTCCAGCCTCAATCGCTAAAGTAGAGTTATTTCCGTCAATTAGGTACTTAGATTGGGTAACTGTTTATCCTCAGTCAGACAAACAATATTTAGAAACTCCGAATGTGACTAAGTAGGTGGGCGTTAAAAATTGTCGTTGGGGCAAGGGAACAGGGAACTCTTAACTGGGAACAGGAAGAGAGTTTTGAGTGATTTTACTTTTCTTCACATACCTTTAAATTTTTCTGTTCACCTACTTAAATGATGAATATGCAACCTACCTCTGTCATAACGTTGTCATAAAAATTTATAAGAAAATAGGCTAAAAACCCTTGGGGGCAAGTTTTGGAGCGTGGCGGAAAAACTTAACTAATTGGACAAAAATATTTACAGTCATTGCGAGCGAAGGGAAGCAATCACAACCCTTGGAATTGCTTCATTTCACTTCGTTCCATATGGCTAACGCCACGCAACGTTTACGCAATGACATTGTGTAATTAATTCTGTCCCACTACTTAACTGTTCTTCCCTCCCCTACCCCCCCTACCCTATTTAGGGTATCCTAGAGGCGTATCCTCAATGGTCTTCTCTTGAAGTATTGATAATTCTCTTAAATTATTCCTACAGTTGAGGGAAGAATCTATTGATGAAGATTTAACTACCCAAAATCCTATACTGTACCTCTTTAGGAGTAAAATTGGATATTATCTAGTTCAGAATCCTGTTACTAGGTCAATTTTATTGCTAAATTTTGATCAGATAACATATTTACAACTCTCAGAGGTGAAACCAGTTAAATAATTCGGTTCTCTACTTGGATATTTTGTCCAAATTTTGGCTTTAAAAGAGGTAAGATAATGGCTATACATAATTATGTACCTCAAAGATGTTAGCGAAATTACCAGTTGATAATTGCTATAATCTATTCTTCCCTCTAACATTCTTATCTATTATTAGGTGTAAATTTTTATGGGTTCTCCAATGAATCGTCTGTCTATTTTTGTAGACGGAAACAATATGTTCTATGCTCAACAAAAAAATGGTTGGTTTTTTGACCCCCGGCGCGTTTTAGAATATTTCAAATACGAACAGTCAGACACTACATTAATCAATGCCTTCTGGTACACTGGATTAAAAGACCCTCAAGACCAACGAGGTTTTCGAGATGCCCTTATCAGCTTGGGATATACAGTCCGCACGAAAATTCTCAAAGAGTATTATGATGACGCTTCGGGTCGTTACTCTCAAAAAGCGAATTTAGATATTGAAATTGTCGTTGATATGTTTAATACGGTAGATCAATATGACAGAGTTGTATTATTTAGCGGAGATGGTGATTTTGAAAGGGCTATCGAATTATTACGCTCCAAGAATACTCATATTACAGTAGTATCAACTGAGGGCATGATTGCCAGAGAATTACGTAATGCTACTGATAGATATATAGACTTGAATGATATTAGAGATAGAATAGAAAAAACTGACGGTTAACTTAACTTAGCTTAGTATTTATTCACAAGTCTCAAAGTTAAAAACTCTGATTTCAGAGTTCCAGTTATTTTATCAAGCAAGAATTTAGGAATTAGAAGTCGGTGATGATTATAAATTCTCTAGGACTGACAAATCAAACCACATTTGATTAATTCTAATTCCCTAATGTTCTTTTATTCAGCCCACTCTCAAAACTCACAGAGGTTAAGCTAATGAGCAAGCAAACCGATAGAATTATCATTTTTGACACCACATTGCGTGATGGAGAACAGTGTCCTGGAGCAACTCTCAACATAGACGAAAAGCTAGTTATTGCTAAACAATTAGCACGCTTAGGAGTAGATATTATTGAGGCTGGCTTTGCTTTTGCTAGTCCTGGAGATTTTGAAGCAGTGAGCAAAATTGCCCAAACTGTGGGGACAGAAAATGGTCCGGTAATTTGTAGTTTGGCTAGAGCCAAACATGATGATATCAAAGCGGCTGCGGAGGCTATCAAACCTGCTGCTAAAGGGAGAATTCACACTTTTATTGCTACTTCTGATATCCACCTGCAATATAAGTTAAAGAAGACTAGACCAGAAGTGGTGGCGATCGCTGAAGAAATGGTAGCCTATGCCAAAAGCTTCACCGATGATATCGAATTCTCTCCTGAAGATGCGGGACGCTCTGATCCAGAATTTTTGTATGAAGTTTTGGAAAGAGCGATCGCTGCTGGAGCCACAACTGTTAATATTCCTGATACCGTAGGATACACCACCCCCAGCGAATTTGGGGCAATCATTAAAGGCATTACTGAAAATGTCCCCAACATTGACAAAGCCATTATTTCCGTTCACGGACACAATGATTTAGGTTTAGCTGTTGCTAACTTTTTAGAAGCTGTCAAAAATGGCGCTCGTCAACTAGAATGTACCATCAATGGCATTGGTGAAAGAGCCGGCAATGCAGCTTTAGAAGAGTTGGTAATGGCTTTGCACGTCCGGAGACAATATTTTAATCCCTTTTTGGGACGGGCTGAAAATTCCGAAGCATCACTCACCAATATTGACACCAAACAAATCTATAAAACCTCGCGTTTGGTTTCCAATTTAACGGGAATGTTGGTGCAACCAAATAAAGCCATTGTCGGTGCAAACGCTTTTGCCCATGAATCTGGAATTCATCAAGATGGGGTATTGAAAAACAAACTCACTTATGAGATCATGGATGCTCAATTAATTGGTTTATCAGACAACCAAATAGTATTGGGTAAACATTCTGGTAGAAATGCTTTTCGTACCCGCTTGAAAGAATTGGGCTTTGAACCATCAGAAACAGAACTGAATAAAGCCTTCGTCAAATTCAAAGAAGTAGCAGACAAAAAGAAAGAAATCTCTGATTGGGATTTGGAAGCGATTGTCAACGACGAAATCCAACAAGCACCAGAGTTATTCCGGGTAGAGTTGGTACAGGTTTCCTGTGGTAGTAATACTCAACCCACTGCTACAGTAACACTCCGCACTCCCGACGGAGAAGAATTAACTGATGCAGCCATTGGTACTGGTCCTGTAGATGCGGTGTACAAAGCCATCAATCGGGTAGTGAATGTACCGAATGAATTGATTGAGTTTTCCGTACAATCTGTCACCGGAGGAATTGACGCTTTAGGAGAAGTAACAATTCGCCTCCGCCATGAATCCCGTGTATTTTCTGGTCATGCAGCCAACACAGATATTATTGTAGCATCGGCTCAAGCTTACGTAAATGCACTAAATAGATTGTTTTCAGCATTACAACAGGAAGTGAAGGAAGAAGTCACAGCATAGGCACATATATATCTAGATCCCCGACTTCTTTGAGAAGTCGGGGTTCTTTTTAGGAACTACGGTCAGAAACGGTAAGTTCTACCGAGATTGCCTGTGGAGCGGGCAAACAAGATTGGAAGTCATTCTAAGACCGCGATGAAGCAGGAAATAAACACTAAGATTATCGCTGTCCAGATGTGTCTAGACTTTGGTAATTTTGGGTAAGTTTTATAGAACGGATCTGTGAATCTTGACTACTTTTGAATTAATTCCAGCGACTGAGATAAAACTTCTTGTTCATTGACCATAGCTGCTAATTCTTCTGTTTCATAACGTCCCTCATAAGCTTCTAGCGCCGCTCTTTTTAGTGCTACTTGATATCCTTGTTGGAGAATTTCCATTAATTCTCTTTGATTCAAGTAAACACCACCAGATTTGCGGCGCTTGTTAATTTTATTGATTTCCCGCACTGCATTTTCTATGGAAAGTTCCCAAGAACGGGTAGAACGTTTTTCGGCTTTTTGTTTGATTAGATGAATCAGTAGAATTACGCCATAACTATCAATTTTATTGATTTTATCACTGAGGCTCATTTCTTCTAATTCATCCACTAATAGTAAAGCTTCATTGATTTTTCCTTGTTCTAGGAGTTGTCTAATTTCTAAGAGTTCTTCCATATTAGATTTTTCGCTGTATATGAATCATTTATTTCTGTTTTAGCTGATCTTCTTCGCTAGTACCCTCTAAATTCTAAACTTAAGACCATCTAAAAGAAAAACCCCTACATTAGTTAATTAGAAATTCCTGCCAGAAAAAGGGTAAAAATAAAGAAATTGTTATTCACATAACCAATGCAGCTTATCAGTGCAACTGTTCCCATATTAGCCACAGCCACAGAAACCGCAGACAGTTCTATGGTATTAGCCGCTGTGCTATTAAGCTTAGTCGTAATTTACTTTGCCAGCAAAGTTGGGGGAGAATTAGCCAACAAAGTCGGTTTACCCGCAGTTTTAGGTGAACTTGTCGGGGGTGTAATTATCGGTGTCTCCGTACTTCATCTGTTAGTATTCCCAGAAGGTGGTACAGACGCTTCTAATTCCTTAATCATGACCTTCTTGCAACTCACCGCTGGGTTAACCCCAGAAGCCACACCCCAGGTGTTTGCAGCGCAATCCGAGGTGGTTTCGGTTTTATCAGAATTGGGTGTAATTATCCTTCTGTTTGAAATTGGCTTAGAATCCAACCTCAAAGACCTCATGGCTGTTGGTGTTCAAGCCTTCGTAGTGGCTACAGTTGGGGTAATAGTCCCCTTTGCGGCGGGTACAGTGGGATTAATGACCATATTTGGTATCACCGCTATTCCCGCAATTTTCGCCGGTGCAGCTTTGACAGCAACTAGTATTGGAATTACGTCCAAAGTGCTTTCCGAATTAGGACGGTTGAACTCCAAAGAAGGGCAAATTATTCTTGGTGCAGCCGTTATTGATGATGTCTTGGGAATTATCGTCCTGGCGGTAGTTGCCAGTTTAGCCAAAGATGGTGTAGTTGATGTCGGTAACGTCGTTTATTTGATTATTAGTGCGAGCGCTTTTTTAATTGGGGCAATAGTTTTTGGTAATGTCTTTAATAAATCATTTGTAGCGATCGCCGATCAACTCAAAACCAGAGGCGAATTAGTCATCCCCGCCTTCATTTTTGCCATAATCATGGCTTACTTCGCCTCTGTCATCCATTTAGAAGCCATTCTTGGGGCTTTTGCCGCCGGGTTAGTTCTCGAAGAAACCGACAAACGCAAAGAACTCCAAAAGCAAGTTATCCCCATTGCTGATATGTTAGTTCCCGTCTTCTTCGTCACAGTCGGTGCAAAAACTGATTTAGGAGTCTTAAATCCAGCCATTCCCACCAATCAAGAAGCCTTAATCATGGCAACTTTCCTGATTACAGTCGCCATCATCGGTAAAGTAGTGACAGGCTTAACAGTATTTGGTCAACCGGGGATTAACCGCTTGGCTATTGGTGTGGGGATGATTCCCAGAGGTGAAGTCGGCTTAGTATTTGCTGGTGTCGGTGCAGCTAGTGGTGTCCTCTCAAAACCATTAGGAGCAGCAATTATTATGATGGTTATTATTACCACATTCATCGCTCCTCCCCTGTTGAGATTTGTATTTCCAGAATCAAACGCCGCCACAAATTTAGACAGCAATTCTGGCAAAACATTAGCAGTAGAAATACCACCATCTCTCATCACCACAAAAGATGATTAGTAATTTGAATTTCACCTCAAATTCTGCTGTAAATCCCACAGAAGATAGTTGAAAATTTTCTCTGCTGTGGTTTCCACATTTACTATATAAGGAGGTTGGAAGAAACTTCTCTCATCCAATCTCCGTCTTCTGTAATTTTGAAACACTCTAATTTTAAAATGGTTATTATTTCTACCTTTAATTAAATTTACTTTTGGTTTACTTTTGGTTTTATAAAACTTTCCTTGTTTCCCATTCTATTAGCCTTGATAATGTTCTGTATTCCTATTTTTTTTCAGACCAGTTTTTACAGATTGAAGATTTTTGTAGTAATTATAGAGAATACCCCGCCAAACTATGTCATTAATTGACAGTGGTGGGTGTTTTTTGTATGTGTCTATATTCATTATTAATTATTAATTCAGCTAAGGAGAAAAAACCGTGAAAATACAATGGTTAATACCTACTACCTTTGGTACTGTACTGATGCTATCATCGCCAACTTTAGCCGCAAAATTAGAATCTTGGCGATTTGATCGTCATCAAAATCTATTAGAAATTAATACAAATGGTGCTGTCAAACCACAAGCACAATTAGTTTTTAATCCCACTCGCTTAGTCATTGATTTACCAGGTGTTAAATTTGGACGTTCCCAATTAACTCAACAAATAGGCGGAGGAATTCGGGAAATTCGCATTGGTCAATTTGATGAAAAAACAACAAGAATAGTTTTAGAAATAAATCCTGGTTATACTCTAGATCCTCAACAAGTAAAATTTGTCGGTAAAAGTGCTAATCGCTGGACAGTGAAATTACCAAAATTAGAACTTGATGCCAACTCAACAGCTAATAATAATACTAATAATAATTACAATCTAGTCGGCATAGACTCCCAGACGAAACCTGAATTTTCACCAATTACTAGAACTGCCAGCAGTAATAAAGGTACAATTCAACTCGAAAATTTGCAAATTACTGGTGATGGCTTTTTTATCCGCACTAATGGCGGTAATCCTCAAACTAAAATCATGAGAAGCCGTGATAAAAACACAGTATTTATTGACATTCTTAGTGCAACTTTATCACCCAATTTAACACAAGGAAATTTGGCAGTTAATAAACACGGTGTGGACAATATTGGATTTACCCAATTGCAAACAACACCAACATCTGTCCGCATGACGTTAAAAGTAGATGTAAATAGTCCTGACTGGCAAGTAACCTCCAGTAGCAGCGGTTTAATCATCCTTCCCTCCAGGGGAATGATAAATGCACCTGAAAATGAGAATTTTCCCCCTACCAGAAACAATAACGGCTCAATTTCGACAATTGAATCTATAGAACTTACTGACAATGG
The DNA window shown above is from Anabaena sp. WA102 and carries:
- a CDS encoding LabA-like NYN domain-containing protein; the protein is MGSPMNRLSIFVDGNNMFYAQQKNGWFFDPRRVLEYFKYEQSDTTLINAFWYTGLKDPQDQRGFRDALISLGYTVRTKILKEYYDDASGRYSQKANLDIEIVVDMFNTVDQYDRVVLFSGDGDFERAIELLRSKNTHITVVSTEGMIARELRNATDRYIDLNDIRDRIEKTDG
- a CDS encoding 2-isopropylmalate synthase, giving the protein MSKQTDRIIIFDTTLRDGEQCPGATLNIDEKLVIAKQLARLGVDIIEAGFAFASPGDFEAVSKIAQTVGTENGPVICSLARAKHDDIKAAAEAIKPAAKGRIHTFIATSDIHLQYKLKKTRPEVVAIAEEMVAYAKSFTDDIEFSPEDAGRSDPEFLYEVLERAIAAGATTVNIPDTVGYTTPSEFGAIIKGITENVPNIDKAIISVHGHNDLGLAVANFLEAVKNGARQLECTINGIGERAGNAALEELVMALHVRRQYFNPFLGRAENSEASLTNIDTKQIYKTSRLVSNLTGMLVQPNKAIVGANAFAHESGIHQDGVLKNKLTYEIMDAQLIGLSDNQIVLGKHSGRNAFRTRLKELGFEPSETELNKAFVKFKEVADKKKEISDWDLEAIVNDEIQQAPELFRVELVQVSCGSNTQPTATVTLRTPDGEELTDAAIGTGPVDAVYKAINRVVNVPNELIEFSVQSVTGGIDALGEVTIRLRHESRVFSGHAANTDIIVASAQAYVNALNRLFSALQQEVKEEVTA
- a CDS encoding rod shape-determining protein — encoded protein: MGIDLGTANTLVYVSGKGIVLQEPSVVAIDQNLKVALAVGEEAKKMLGRTPGNVVALRPLRDGVIADFDTAELMLKSFIQRVNEGRSLMLPRIVIGIPSGVTGVERRAVMDAATQAGAREVYLIDEPVAAAIGAGLPVAEPTGNMIIDIGGGTTEVAVLSLQGTVISESVRIAGDELTEAIAQYMKKVHNLVIGERTAEDIKIKIGSAYPTADDSDSVMEVRGLHLLSGLPRTVTIKGPEIRESMVEPLAVIIEAVRRTLERTPPELAADIIDRGIMLAGGGALLKGLDTLISHETGLVTHIAADPLSCVVLGTGRVLENFKQLERVFSGRSRNM
- a CDS encoding cation:proton antiporter; translation: MQLISATVPILATATETADSSMVLAAVLLSLVVIYFASKVGGELANKVGLPAVLGELVGGVIIGVSVLHLLVFPEGGTDASNSLIMTFLQLTAGLTPEATPQVFAAQSEVVSVLSELGVIILLFEIGLESNLKDLMAVGVQAFVVATVGVIVPFAAGTVGLMTIFGITAIPAIFAGAALTATSIGITSKVLSELGRLNSKEGQIILGAAVIDDVLGIIVLAVVASLAKDGVVDVGNVVYLIISASAFLIGAIVFGNVFNKSFVAIADQLKTRGELVIPAFIFAIIMAYFASVIHLEAILGAFAAGLVLEETDKRKELQKQVIPIADMLVPVFFVTVGAKTDLGVLNPAIPTNQEALIMATFLITVAIIGKVVTGLTVFGQPGINRLAIGVGMIPRGEVGLVFAGVGAASGVLSKPLGAAIIMMVIITTFIAPPLLRFVFPESNAATNLDSNSGKTLAVEIPPSLITTKDD
- a CDS encoding single-stranded DNA-binding protein, producing MSINVVTLVGRVGGDPDMKYFESGTVKCRLTLAVNRRSRNNDKPDWFNLELWGKTAEVAGNYVRKGGLIGVKGSLRFDTWSDRQSGVARSSPVINVEQLELLGSKRDGEGGMSDMSPDNF
- the mreC gene encoding rod shape-determining protein MreC yields the protein MFTLKRWWEYKGLQIGLLALVVGSSWTLRETKGALLREIYQGITSPLQMLQSGAIPEQNIKDARFLELQTRIVDLESQNQKLKNLLGYVEKQTLPQKPTIARVVGRSADHWWQQVILNRGTASGIQEGSIVKADGGLVGLVDSVTTNTSSVLLISDLKSQVGVTINRTSAKGVLQGDASTEGVLEFYEKVPNVKIGDLVSTSTYSQKFPAGLAIGKIKSLDLKKLPASIAKVELFPSIRYLDWVTVYPQSDKQYLETPNVTK
- a CDS encoding DUF29 family protein, translated to MEELLEIRQLLEQGKINEALLLVDELEEMSLSDKINKIDSYGVILLIHLIKQKAEKRSTRSWELSIENAVREINKINKRRKSGGVYLNQRELMEILQQGYQVALKRAALEAYEGRYETEELAAMVNEQEVLSQSLELIQK
- a CDS encoding SIMPL domain-containing protein: MSITVLSNYRFPTRNFGKILSLSIFLSAIFMLPASAQEKLWRTLTVSGRGVETISTTLSQVSLGVEVQGKTAEDAQKEAARRSSAVVALLKKRNVEKLTTTGIRLNPVYSYSNNVQRITGYAASNTVSFRIPTDKAGTLLDDAVKVGATQINGISFIASDEAIASAQKQALKKATQDAQEQAETVLSTLKLEQKDIISIQINGATPPPPPMLYRAEAAKANFADASTPIVAGEQEVQASVTLQISY